The proteins below are encoded in one region of Drosophila santomea strain STO CAGO 1482 chromosome 2R, Prin_Dsan_1.1, whole genome shotgun sequence:
- the LOC120444390 gene encoding protein spire isoform X4 yields the protein METRPAKRSTAASVFRSHHMPRESDLVDIGSDASLYCGSDGESSQAQSTSSQIPKPSSGQDLDQPQPTPRAAPRASASNNPPTPKPRQAIRSSKVLPNANSTLSRSRQRLIKVDFSKFQDDDTFFYDENSISSSHSTAATHQHHPHLAEMHRCSQPKMPPYPFGGYMVPSQARQDCRETASLIRPRRTMEPAKQAAPPEEPSFTKDEYHKYYDTVLESYDLATQCESRRASLRRHTIVGCQSNLDETHSMPPTRPESRQSDDVSKETPRRSPAEQTHPSDEGSSTSSLGPWNKSFMDKQTWMERGDDRLSVTLAEIVHIRSVMTKAELEGLPMDVRVKEDVEKRRVCFLCLRTRFSFFGPWGIQCKLCQRTVCAKCYTKMRIPSEHFRNVPLVLISPSLLSSPASSSTPSPSHHAQQAHSSSTGNIMDDQFPKSLIERLLRSESERKTRSTVGSAPSSPKHQRSNMSTPGISVGPGASSSSAAATGQAVEALHDQATMSSSYSAAMRPSGVHQQQKQHYNNAMSRSMEGPRSLPVHSPAYRPLSNSSTLERKSRFSRGFNLFSSGSHLAQTQEQKENLRGEQVTVCNDCQGLVNEITSSVKQKRSSARNRTIQNLTLDLTPVWK from the exons ATGGAAACGCGGCCAGCGAAACGCTCCACGGCGGCCTCCGTCTTCCGGTCGCATCACATGCCGCGGGAGTCGGATCTGGTGGACATCGGCAGCGATGCCTCACTGTACTGCGGCTCTGACGGCGAGTCCAGTCAGGCGCAGTCCACATCCAGCCAGATCCCCAAACCGAGCTCTGGCCAGGATCTGGACCAGCCTCAACCAACACCTCGGGCGGCGCCGAGAGCATCGGCCTCCAATAATCCGCCAACACCCAAACCACGTCAGGCTATCAGGTCATCAAAAG TGCTTCCAAATGCAAACTCCACGCTATCACGATCCAGACAGCGGCTCATCAAAGTGGACTTTTCCAAGTTTCAG GACGATGATACCTTCTTCTACGATGAgaacagcatcagcagctcCCACTCCACAGCGGCCACCCACCAGCACCATCCACATCTCGCCGAGATGCACCGCTGCTCGCAGCCCAAGATGCCGCCTTATCCGTTCGGTGGCTACATGGTGCCCAGTCAGGCACGACAAGATTGCCGGGAGACGGCGTCGCTGATACGGCCCCGACGCACAA TGGAGCCAGCAAAGCAGGCGGCGCCTCCAGAAGAGCCATCCTTCACGAAGGACGAATACCACAAGTACTACGACACGGTCCTagaat CCTACGACCTGGCCACTCAGTGCGAGTCAAGGAGAGCTTCCCTGCGCCGCCACACCATCGTTGGATGCCAGAGCAACCTGGACGAGACGCACTCAATGCCACCCACGCGTCCCGAGTCGCGTCAATCTGACGACGTCAGCAAGGAG ACGCCTAGGAGAAGTCCTGCGGAGCAAACCCATCCCTCAGACGAGGGCAGTTCAACATCCTCACTTGGGCCATGGAATAAGTCCTTCATGGACAAACAGACCTGGATGGAACGGGGGGACGATCGCTTGTCCGTCACGCTGGCGGAGATCGTTCACATCCGTTCCGTCATGACCAAGGCGGAGCTGGAGGGCCTGCCGATGGACGTGCGCGTCAAGGAGGATGTTGAAAAGCGTCGCGTCTGCTTCCTGTGCCTGCGCACTCGGTTCTCGTTCTTTGGTCCCTGGGGCATTCAGTGCAAGCTGTGCCAGCGCACGGTCTGCGCCAAGTGCTATACCAAG ATGCGAATTCCTTCGGAGCACTTCCGCAACGTGCCCCTCGTGCTGATCTCGCCATCGCTGCTGTCCAGTCCGGCCAGCTCGAGCACCCCATCACCCTCCCATCATGCCCAGCAAGCGCACTCGTCATCGACGGGGAACATCATGGACGACCAGTTCCCCAAGTCGCTGATAGAGCGCCTTTTGCGCTCCGAGTCAGAGCGAAAG ACTCGCAGCACCGTGGGCAGTGCCCCATCCTCACCCAAGCACCAAAGATCAAACATGAGCACGCCGGGCATTAGCGTTGGACCCGGAGCATCCTCCTCCTCAGCGGCCGCCACTGGACAGGCCGTGGAGGCTCTGCACGACCAGGCGACCATGTCGTCCTCGTATTCCGCGGCCATGAGACCCTCGGGCGtgcaccagcagcagaagcagcactACAACAACGCCATGTCCAGGAGCATGGAGGGACCCCGAAGTCTGCCCGTGCACAGTCCAGCATATCGACCGCTGTCCAACAGCAGCACCCTGGAGAGAAA ATCCCGGTTCTCTCGGGGATTCAACCTTTTCTCCTCGGGCAGCCATCTTGCCCAAACGCAGGAGCAAAAGGAGAACCTTCGAGGCGAACAGGTAACCGTGTGCAACGACTGCCAGGGACTGGTCAATGAGATCACCAGCTCCGTGAAGCAGAAGCGCAGCTCTGCCAGGAACCGCACCATTCAGAATCTCACCCTGGATCTGACGCCCGTCTGGAAGTAG